A genomic window from Pecten maximus chromosome 4, xPecMax1.1, whole genome shotgun sequence includes:
- the LOC117326533 gene encoding uncharacterized protein LOC117326533: MLPVSELLFLMVLGISLGDEDKDCIQERISLINPSYVEQKLDRFQSELQELKSKLENRVLFTRWGRRDCPQGISNLVYAGFTGGSHYTHKGGAAEYVCLPPDPTWGVFKYLEHTDVGYMYGAEYETPEQMFGVSHTKEDIPCAVCEGTSHSVVLMIPGRVNCYPNWVEAYHGNLVSGYHNHEAASQYICMDGDPQTVPGGGAVDDNGKLVYGVKTVCGSLLCPPYENDKFLSCVVCLK, translated from the coding sequence ATGCTACCTGTTTCAGAGTTGCTGTTTCTGATGGTATTAGGAATCTCTTTAGGTGATGAAGACAAAGATTGCATTCAAGAACGAATATCACTAATCAACCCTTCTTACGTGGAACAAAAACTTGATCGTTTCCAGTCCGAATTACAGGAGCTAAAATCTAAGCTTGAAAACCGCGTACTGTTTACAAGATGGGGAAGGAGAGATTGTCCTCAAGGTATTTCAAACCTGGTGTACGCTGGCTTCACGGGCGGTTCGCATTATACACACAAAGGAGGCGCTGCTGAATATGTATGTCTTCCACCAGATCCAACATGGGGcgtttttaaatatttagaaCACACTGATGTTGGTTATATGTACGGAGCTGAGTACGAGACTCCGGAGCAGATGTTCGGAGTATCGCATACTAAGGAGGACATTCCGTGTGCTGTATGTGAGGGTACGTCCCATTCGGTGGTCCTCATGATTCCTGGAAGGGTCAATTGTTACCCTAACTGGGTGGAGGCATACCATGGGAACTTGGTGTCCGGTTACCATAATCACGAAGCTGCcagtcaatatatatgtatggatgGAGATCCACAGACGGTTCCCGGAGGTGGAGCCGTAGACGATAACGGTAAACTGGTGTATGGAGTTAAAACAGTGTGCGGATCTCTGCTATGTCCGCCAtacgaaaatgacaaattcTTATCGTGCGTCGTATGTTTGAAATGA